One Clarias gariepinus isolate MV-2021 ecotype Netherlands chromosome 5, CGAR_prim_01v2, whole genome shotgun sequence genomic region harbors:
- the LOC128523812 gene encoding NXPE family member 3-like: MDRHIPRLSLIFILLALLGFILLIRNIKSLEKLNSQLMSTSYKTQSNIHSAVKPHKILWPFMVKHTHCAQIGQKPTAQEAKEEQILLNSIAWPGPLVQGLPVEFSSDPAKSYFVIQGPAEQHIGGQLVVHVYMQNFLGLPKKHGGDFLIARLHSPELGAGVAGKVYDQQNGNYTVLFPLLWTGVVWVEITMVHPSEAVVVLKRLHKEHPNRGIFKSLFRSGEVSETRLCKMCLPLNHQPLCNYTDPETGEPWFCFKPKMLGCDTRVTHYKTDIKQKLITEYEEQFFQSGLNLKCPIDASGMGNVTVLPAEEGQTKVKNYQTASGYYYNDSWMPLNAMDMQQFRDSAAITNCLKGKIVYMLGDSTVRQWFQYLTAFVPNLKRFDLYSSKKDGPFVAVDSNNNIMVSYRSHGPPLYFNTLFTSELRYVSNELDRIEGGPNIVVLLSVGAHFNSYPVEVYIRRLRHIRRAVVRLLKREPATLVMIRTINMRELNLEISLSNSDWFSLQQNAVLQAMFKGLKIKILDAWEMTLAHYLPHAIHPPPAIIGNMMDLILSCICASEKPTSV; the protein is encoded by the exons ATGGACAGACACATACCCAGATTATcacttatctttattttattggcACTATTAGGATTTATACTGCTCATTAGAAACATTAAATCTCTGGAG AAATTAAATAGTCAATTAATGTCAACCTCCTacaaaacacagagcaacatcCACTCAGCCGTTAAGCCTCATAAAATCTTGTGGCCCTTCATGGTAAAGCATACACATTGTGCGCAGATTGGCCAGAAGCCCACAGCACAAGAGGCCAAAGAAGAGCAAATTCTACTCAATTCCATTGCATGGCCAGGTCCCCTGGTGCAAGGCCTGCCTGTGGAGTTTAGCAGTGACCCTGCCAAGAGTTATTTTGTGATTCAGGGGCCCGCAGAGCAGCACATAGGTGGTCAGCTTGTGGTTCATGTCTATATGCAGAACTTCTTGGGCCTGCCTAAGAAACATGGTGGAGATTTCCTGATAGCCCGGCTGCATTCACCTGAGTTAGGTGCTGGAGTTGCAGGGAAGGTTTACGATCAACAAAATGGAAACTATACTGTGTTGTTCCCATTATTGTGGACTGGAGTAGTGTGGGTGGAAATCACCATGGTGCACCCGAGTGAGGCAGTGGTGGTACTTAAGAGGTTGCACAAGGAGCACCCAAACAGAGGAATTTTCAAAAGTCTGTTCCGCTCTGGTGAGGTCTCAGAGACAAGATTATGTAAAATGTGCCTACCGCTGAACCATCAACCACTCTGCAACTATACTGATCCTGAAACTGGAGAGCCCTGGTTCTGCTTCAAACCAAAGATGCTAGGCTGTGACACACGAGTTACACATTATAAAACAGACATAAAGCAAAAACTCATAACAGAATATGAAGAACAGTTCTTCCAGAG TGGTCTGAACCTCAAATGTCCTATAGATGCATCAGGGATGGGCAATGTGACTGTGTTACCTGCTGAAG aggga CaaacaaaagtgaaaaactATCAGACTGCTTCTggatattattataatgattccTGGATGCCTTTGAACGCCATGGATATGCAGCAGTTTAGGGACTCAGCAGCCATAACCAATTGTCTTAAAGGGAAGATTGTATATATGCTTGGAGATTCAACTGTACGGCAGTGGTTTCAGTACCTCACTGCATTTGTTCCta ACCTGAAAAGGTTTGATCTCTACAGTTCAAAGAAAGACGGGCCATTTGTGGCTGTGGACAGTAACAACAACATTATGGTCAGCTACCGCTCCCATGGCCCAcccctttattttaatacactgtTCACTTCTGAACTGCGCTATGTTTCAAATGAGCTAGACAGGATTGAGGGTGGGCCAAATATTGTGGTACTTTTAAGTGTGGGGGCTCATTTTAACTCCTACCCTGTTGAGGTTTATATACGGAGACTCCGGCACATCCGCAGGGCCGTGGTGCGGCTGCTGAAACGTGAGCCAGCTACTTTAGTAATGATCCGCACTATCAACATGAGGGAACTAAACTTAGAGATCAGCTTGTCGAACAGTGACTGGTTCTCTCTGCAGCAGAATGCTGTACTACAAGCTATGTTTAAAGGACTTAAAATAAAGATCCTGGATGCCTGGGAGATGACTTTGGCCCACTACCTACCTCATGCCATACATCCACCCCCCGCTATTATCGGAAATATGATGGATCTAATCCTCTCTTGTATCTGTGCATCTGAAAAACCAACAAGTGTTTAA